A genome region from Kogia breviceps isolate mKogBre1 chromosome 13, mKogBre1 haplotype 1, whole genome shotgun sequence includes the following:
- the MAS1 gene encoding proto-oncogene Mas — MDEANGTSFVAEESSNASTSGNTSGAEPRREIPIVHWVIMSISPLGFVENGILLWFLCFRMRRNPFTVYITHLSLADISLLFCIFILSVDHALDYELSSGYYYTTVTLSVTFLFGYNTGLYLLTAISVERCLSVLYPIWYRCHRPKHQSAFICALLWALSCLVTTMEYVMCIDREGQTHSRSDCRAVIVFIAILSFLGFAPLMVVSSTILVVKIRKKAWASHSSKLYLVITATIIVFFIFAMPMRLLYLLYYEYWSTFRNLHHISLLFSTINSSANPFIYFFVGSSRKKRFKESLKVVLTRAFKDEMQPRRPEGHATTTGTETVV; from the coding sequence ATGGATGAGGCAAACGGGACATCATTTGTTGCTGAGGAGTCCTCGAACGCCTCAACCAGCGGGAACACCTCAGGAGCAGAGCCGCGTCGGGAAATTCCCATCGTGCACTGGGTGATCATGAGCATTTCCCCACTGGGCTTTGTTGAGAATGGAATTCTCCTCTGGTTCCTCTGCTTCCGGATGAGAAGAAACCCCTTCACCGTCTACATCACCCACTTGTCTCTTGCGGACATCTCATTActcttttgcatctttattctgtCTGTCGACCATGCTTTAGATTACGAGCTCTCTTCCGGCTATTACTACACAACTGTCACATTGTCGGTGACATTTCTCTTTGGCTACAACACGGGTCTGTATCTGCTGACAGCCATCAGTGTGGAGAGGTGCCTGTCCGTCCTGTACCCCATCTGGTACCGCTGCCATCGCCCCAAGCACCAGTCAGCGTTCATCTGTGCCCTCCTGTGGGCACTTTCCTGCTTAGTGACCACCATGGAATATGTCATGTGCATTGACAGGGAAGGACAGACTCACTCCCGAAGTGACTGCAGGGCGGTGATCGTCTTCATAGCCATTCTGAGCTTCCTGGGCTTTGCTCCGCTTATGGTGGTGTCCAGCACCATCTTGGTAGTGAAGATTCGGAAGAAGGCGTGGGCATCCCATTCCTCGAAGCTGTACCTTGTCATCACGGCCACCATCATCGTATTCTTCATCTTCGCCATGCCCATGAGGCTCCTCTACCTGCTCTATTATGAGTATTGGTCGACGTTCAGAAACTTGCACcacatttctcttctcttctctacaATCAATAGCAGCGCCAACCCTTTTATTTACTTCTTCGTGGGCAGCAGCAGGAAGAAGCGGTTCAAGGAGTCCTTAAAAGTGGTTCTGACCAGGGCTTTCAAAGATGAGATGCAACCCAGGCGCCCGGAAGGCCACGCCACCACCACTGGAACCGAGACTGTCGTCTGA